The following are encoded in a window of Allosphingosinicella indica genomic DNA:
- a CDS encoding DUF885 domain-containing protein, which yields MHSRVSGKRRLLILPLAALLLAAAPPPSLPDLIADYERFTTRFPMEAGRSDPARGVDGWPQESLAAMTERKAGLVAMQARLRAVDATGLSADAAADRDYLGKLIAWRIEGLDFDERRFAFVAHEGFYNTPYNAARGVTVRDAAEARAWIAQLNAVPAYFAEQRVNMERGMATGWTNPASVVDVAVTILRNYIARPAAEDPLLDPIKAAKLDPTLLAEATKVIETVVRPAQREALAFIDGPYRAAARPGIGIASVPDGRAYYDFLLRYYTTTDQTAEQIHATGLAEVRRIRAEMDTVIKAAGFEGSFAEWLDFLRTDPRFYATSREQLLDRASIIAKRIDAVLPRYFGLLPRQPFAVVPVPRDVEEGYTTARYGGADFGKGFPGRFLVNTSHLDQRPFYELPALTLHEAAPGHHTHFALTSENPDLPAFRRQRDMLAYREGWALYAERLGHEMGIYRDPYETFGTLSTEMWRACRMVVDTGIHVMGWSYEQARACFVENTALADINIDTELLRYIGAPGGAVAYKVGELTIVGLRARAEQKLGKRFDIRGFHDLILAQGQVPMSTLEGLVDRWIAERAAAAD from the coding sequence ATGCACAGCAGGGTCTCCGGCAAACGCAGGTTGCTGATCCTTCCGCTGGCCGCATTGCTGCTAGCAGCAGCCCCGCCTCCGTCGCTGCCCGACCTGATCGCCGATTACGAACGCTTCACGACGCGCTTCCCGATGGAAGCGGGACGGTCCGATCCCGCGCGCGGGGTGGATGGCTGGCCGCAGGAGAGCCTAGCGGCGATGACCGAGCGGAAGGCCGGTCTCGTCGCGATGCAGGCACGGCTTCGCGCGGTCGATGCGACTGGCCTGTCCGCCGACGCGGCGGCGGACCGCGACTATCTCGGCAAGCTCATCGCCTGGCGCATCGAGGGCCTCGATTTCGACGAGCGGCGCTTCGCTTTCGTCGCGCACGAAGGCTTCTACAACACGCCGTATAACGCGGCGCGTGGCGTCACCGTGCGCGACGCGGCGGAGGCCCGCGCCTGGATCGCGCAATTGAACGCGGTGCCCGCATATTTCGCCGAGCAGCGCGTCAATATGGAGCGCGGCATGGCGACCGGATGGACCAATCCGGCATCGGTGGTCGATGTCGCGGTCACGATTCTGCGCAACTACATTGCCCGCCCCGCCGCAGAGGATCCGCTGCTCGATCCCATCAAGGCCGCCAAGCTCGATCCGACCCTGCTTGCGGAAGCAACGAAAGTGATCGAAACCGTCGTCCGGCCCGCGCAGCGCGAGGCCTTGGCGTTCATCGATGGCCCGTATCGGGCAGCAGCGCGCCCCGGGATCGGCATCGCATCGGTGCCTGACGGGCGGGCCTATTATGATTTCCTGCTGCGCTATTACACCACCACCGATCAGACCGCCGAACAGATCCACGCGACCGGCCTTGCGGAGGTGCGCCGCATCCGCGCCGAGATGGATACGGTCATCAAGGCCGCGGGCTTCGAAGGCAGCTTCGCGGAGTGGCTCGATTTCCTCCGCACCGATCCGCGCTTCTACGCGACCAGCCGCGAGCAATTGCTCGACCGCGCGAGCATCATCGCCAAGCGCATCGACGCGGTGCTACCCCGCTATTTCGGACTGCTCCCGCGGCAGCCCTTCGCCGTCGTGCCGGTGCCGCGCGACGTGGAGGAGGGCTACACCACCGCGCGCTATGGCGGCGCCGATTTCGGCAAGGGCTTTCCGGGCCGCTTCCTCGTCAACACGTCGCACCTCGATCAGCGGCCGTTCTACGAGCTGCCCGCGCTGACGCTGCACGAAGCCGCGCCGGGCCATCACACCCATTTCGCGCTGACCAGCGAGAATCCGGACCTCCCCGCCTTCCGGCGCCAGCGGGACATGCTAGCCTATCGCGAAGGCTGGGCGCTCTATGCCGAGCGGTTGGGCCACGAAATGGGCATCTATCGCGACCCTTATGAGACCTTCGGCACGCTCTCGACCGAGATGTGGCGGGCGTGCCGAATGGTCGTCGATACTGGGATCCACGTGATGGGGTGGAGCTATGAGCAGGCGCGGGCTTGCTTCGTCGAAAATACCGCGCTTGCCGACATCAACATCGATACCGAGCTGCTGCGCTACATCGGCGCGCCGGGCGGCGCCGTCGCCTACAAGGTGGGCGAACTGACGATCGTCGGGCTACGCGCCCGCGCCGAGCAGAAGCTTGGAAAGCGGTTCGACATCCGCGGCTTCCACGATCTCATCCTCGCGCAAGGCCAGGTGCCGATGAGCACGCTGGAGGGACTCGTCGATCGCTGGATCGCGGAGCGTGCCGCAGCGGCGGACTGA
- a CDS encoding tetratricopeptide repeat protein, which produces MLQRAMQLGQAGALPAARALLDELLAASPSHPDALQLKGMIARRGGDNEEAVRWFQRSLRANPAQPHVLSNLGNALLDLGEIDAAVRAYREAVKMAPGNHDATAHLGMALIARGDTREACDVLERAVRNAPRHAKMWAVLGSALRAENRLAEAVTAFRNALALRPGHVATMHNLGVALRLSGQPGEAAALLRTCATADPASPEIHYNLGHCLQDLGDVTGAAEAYRRTIALRPLDRDAHASLARLCWQVGNNAAHLASYRETLDRHSDDAGLLADLAHQLNLRGEQSEAAAALGNGFARGVDGAELRLRMGQALWGQGQVDAALAEWAAGRRMAPDDASLRRETARALIILARYEDALSELGADEGADQQSLAYRGLCWRFLGDPRADWLNNFDRFVHAAPLTPPDGTDIDSFNARLAARLADLHAATRHPLDQTLRGGTQTTDDLFGRDIPEIRAVQAMIEAEVARYIAALPDDSDHPFLRRKSQRFAFSGSWSVRLRRGGHHVNHVHPEGWISSCYYVALPKAVDGSGHQGWLKFGESALNLGPRESIARVERPEVGKLVLFPSYFYHGTVPFDEEADRLTIAFDVIPAA; this is translated from the coding sequence ATGCTTCAGCGCGCCATGCAGCTTGGCCAGGCCGGCGCGTTGCCGGCGGCGCGGGCGTTGCTGGACGAATTGCTGGCCGCGTCCCCCTCTCATCCCGACGCGCTCCAGCTTAAGGGCATGATCGCGCGCCGTGGCGGCGACAATGAAGAAGCGGTACGCTGGTTTCAGCGCTCGCTTCGGGCGAACCCCGCGCAGCCCCATGTGCTCAGCAACCTCGGCAATGCCTTGCTCGATCTCGGCGAGATCGATGCCGCCGTGCGCGCCTATCGCGAGGCGGTGAAAATGGCGCCGGGCAACCACGATGCGACGGCGCATCTGGGAATGGCGCTGATTGCGCGCGGCGATACGCGCGAAGCCTGCGATGTGCTGGAACGAGCGGTGCGCAACGCTCCCCGGCATGCCAAGATGTGGGCTGTACTCGGCAGCGCGCTTCGCGCGGAAAACAGGCTGGCCGAAGCCGTGACTGCCTTTCGCAATGCCCTGGCGCTCCGTCCCGGCCATGTCGCGACGATGCACAACCTAGGGGTCGCGCTGCGGCTCTCCGGCCAGCCCGGGGAGGCCGCCGCGCTGCTGCGCACCTGTGCGACGGCCGATCCCGCGTCGCCCGAGATCCACTACAATCTCGGCCATTGCCTCCAGGACCTCGGCGACGTCACCGGTGCCGCGGAAGCCTATCGCCGGACGATCGCGCTACGGCCGCTAGACCGGGACGCGCACGCCTCGCTCGCGCGCCTGTGCTGGCAGGTGGGGAATAATGCCGCTCATCTTGCCAGCTATCGCGAAACGCTCGACCGACATTCGGATGACGCCGGGCTGCTCGCCGATCTCGCCCACCAGCTAAACCTCCGCGGCGAACAGAGCGAGGCGGCGGCGGCGCTGGGCAACGGATTTGCGCGCGGCGTCGATGGCGCCGAACTGCGGCTGCGCATGGGTCAGGCCCTCTGGGGTCAGGGGCAGGTCGACGCCGCGCTGGCCGAATGGGCGGCCGGGCGGCGGATGGCCCCCGATGATGCGTCGCTGCGGCGGGAGACGGCGCGCGCGCTCATCATCCTCGCGCGCTACGAAGACGCGCTGTCGGAGCTTGGCGCGGATGAGGGCGCGGACCAGCAGTCCTTGGCCTATCGCGGACTGTGCTGGCGCTTCCTCGGCGATCCGCGCGCGGACTGGCTCAACAATTTTGACCGCTTCGTCCACGCTGCCCCGCTGACGCCCCCGGACGGGACGGACATCGACTCGTTCAACGCCCGCCTTGCCGCGCGCCTCGCCGATCTTCACGCCGCGACGCGGCATCCGCTCGATCAGACGCTGCGCGGCGGGACGCAGACGACTGACGACCTGTTCGGCCGCGACATTCCGGAGATCCGGGCGGTGCAGGCGATGATCGAGGCGGAGGTCGCGCGCTATATCGCCGCCCTGCCCGACGACTCCGATCATCCGTTTCTGCGCCGGAAATCGCAGCGTTTCGCTTTCTCGGGCTCATGGTCGGTGCGCTTGCGGCGCGGCGGGCATCATGTGAACCACGTTCACCCGGAAGGCTGGATCAGCTCCTGCTATTATGTCGCGCTGCCGAAGGCCGTGGATGGGTCAGGCCATCAGGGCTGGCTCAAGTTCGGCGAGTCGGCACTTAACCTCGGGCCACGCGAAAGCATCGCGCGGGTGGAGCGGCCGGAGGTCGGCAAGCTCGTCCTCTTCCCCTCCTATTTCTATCACGGCACGGTGCCGTTCGACGAGGAAGCCGACCGGTTGACGATCGCCTTCGATGTGATCCCCGCTGCCTGA
- a CDS encoding MarR family winged helix-turn-helix transcriptional regulator, whose translation MSDRSAYDPSNPEFRLENSPFYLMAHADYKYHEDMDKVLHKHGMSKPIYRIMTVLREHQPASIGALAEAALIKRPTVSRIIDRMIEQGLVKTSPNREDNRITEVTLTPAGQQKLGKLTPIVGRQFARAMEGVSDRDIAYLLQVLHRISQNLSKLPIE comes from the coding sequence ATGAGTGACCGTAGTGCTTACGACCCCAGCAATCCGGAGTTCAGGCTCGAGAACTCGCCATTCTATCTGATGGCGCATGCCGACTACAAATATCACGAGGACATGGACAAGGTGCTGCACAAGCACGGCATGTCCAAGCCGATCTATCGCATCATGACCGTGCTGCGCGAGCATCAGCCCGCGAGCATCGGTGCGCTGGCCGAGGCGGCCCTGATCAAGCGCCCGACCGTCAGCCGGATCATCGACCGGATGATCGAGCAGGGGCTGGTGAAGACTTCGCCCAATCGCGAGGACAACCGGATAACGGAAGTCACCCTGACGCCCGCCGGCCAGCAGAAGCTGGGAAAGCTGACCCCCATCGTCGGCCGGCAGTTCGCGCGTGCGATGGAGGGCGTGAGCGACCGCGATATCGCCTATCTGCTGCAAGTCCTGCACAGGATCAGCCAGAACCTGAGCAAATTGCCGATCGAGTAA
- a CDS encoding spinster family MFS transporter, with amino-acid sequence MTAIPASVDPLSGPPGPPPMAPARPDRYAWVVLAFLCFVYVLNFLDRQLLSILAKPIQDEMGITDGQIGLISGLYFAIFYCLVSIPVAWLADRTNRVRVLSLACALWSAATIACGLARTYPQLAVARMTVGLGEAGGVPPSYAIISDYFPRGTRGTALGLFNLGPPIGQALGVAFGASIAAAYSWRDAFIAIGGVGVVTALMVWIFVKEPKRGGLDAPSPGAATVAVEAPAPFLATCRMFFTRRVLLLVALACGATQFVTYASLNFTILFLMREKGMTLNEVALYYALLIGIATSVGMYVSGRLIDRFVTRTKKVYAWVPAIGLLCAVPLFVGFVRAPTWQMALLFLALPMGLNYFYLSPAVALVQEEVRPNQRVLAGALLLLVMNMIGLGLGPTYLGAASDWFRASFPDNSLQMAFYTLVPFYFLAVLLFIALSRAIAREEQAAA; translated from the coding sequence ATGACCGCCATTCCCGCATCGGTCGATCCGCTTTCCGGGCCGCCCGGCCCGCCGCCGATGGCACCGGCCCGGCCCGATCGCTACGCCTGGGTCGTTCTCGCCTTCCTGTGCTTCGTCTACGTCCTGAACTTTCTCGATCGGCAATTGCTGTCGATCCTCGCCAAGCCGATCCAGGACGAGATGGGGATCACGGACGGGCAGATCGGCCTCATCAGCGGACTCTATTTCGCGATCTTCTATTGCCTGGTGTCGATCCCCGTCGCGTGGCTTGCGGACCGGACCAATCGCGTCCGCGTGCTCTCGCTCGCCTGCGCCTTGTGGAGCGCGGCCACGATCGCCTGCGGGCTTGCGCGCACCTATCCGCAACTCGCCGTCGCGCGGATGACTGTGGGGCTGGGCGAGGCAGGCGGTGTCCCGCCGTCCTATGCGATCATTTCCGATTATTTCCCGCGCGGCACGCGCGGCACCGCGCTCGGCCTGTTCAATCTCGGTCCGCCGATCGGCCAGGCGTTGGGGGTCGCATTCGGCGCGTCGATCGCCGCCGCCTATAGCTGGCGTGACGCCTTCATCGCGATCGGCGGGGTCGGCGTCGTCACGGCGCTGATGGTCTGGATCTTCGTGAAGGAGCCCAAGCGCGGCGGCCTCGATGCGCCGAGCCCCGGCGCCGCTACCGTGGCAGTGGAAGCGCCCGCGCCGTTCCTCGCGACCTGCCGCATGTTCTTCACCCGCCGGGTGCTGCTGCTGGTGGCGCTCGCCTGCGGGGCGACGCAGTTCGTCACCTACGCATCGCTCAACTTCACCATTCTCTTCCTGATGCGCGAGAAGGGCATGACACTGAACGAGGTGGCGCTTTACTATGCGCTGCTCATCGGCATCGCGACGAGTGTCGGCATGTATGTCTCGGGCCGTCTGATCGACCGCTTCGTGACGCGGACCAAGAAGGTCTATGCCTGGGTGCCGGCGATCGGGCTGCTGTGCGCGGTGCCGCTGTTCGTCGGCTTCGTACGGGCGCCGACCTGGCAGATGGCGCTGCTGTTCCTCGCGCTGCCGATGGGCCTCAACTATTTCTACCTCTCGCCCGCGGTGGCGCTGGTGCAAGAGGAGGTGCGGCCCAACCAGCGCGTGCTCGCCGGCGCGCTGCTGCTGCTGGTGATGAACATGATCGGCCTCGGCCTCGGCCCGACCTATCTCGGCGCGGCGAGCGACTGGTTCCGCGCCAGCTTTCCGGACAATTCGCTGCAGATGGCCTTCTACACGCTCGTACCCTTCTATTTCCTCGCGGTGCTGCTGTTCATAGCGCTGTCGCGAGCGATCGCGCGCGAAGAACAGGCCGCGGCATGA
- a CDS encoding TonB-dependent receptor, with the protein MKAMLFASVSAAAVMLVPGAAWAQSENAGETVETAEPRSATMDNRDIIVTATRREEKLQDVPLSITAFDQEELNKLGIVGYEGIAQNTPGIVVNRPTQNFNNFTARGINTNGYSAGLQSAVAIYIDELPISANGNSTILDPNLYDVERVEFLRGPQGTLFGSSSLAGAMRILNKNPNLNNFEASALVDFGLTGSDSLRQRYNGMINVPLIDDQLGFRAVGYYRNEDGWVNNIGTGIEDSNSLEAYGGRAILLMKPSDRLTIRLLTSYEKSNPADSALTNPALGKYVRRSDRPDLFQGELTNYNVTVNYDFDFAELISSTTLSNYDASFYVDLAGTFGQLIPFALDAFGYDDLFVQESRLVSKTDGPLEWVAGFFYYSKRRTVDFDYRSSVEFLQARGLTGLPDEYYQRFNSYADQKEIAGFGELTYRFSDDFWVTGGIRYGNTTVQAFTREGGYNSNYLAAALGGFSNIPLTVTPIAAEIGRKVEDDRISWKASVSWRPSPDITTYATVATGFRPPVVNARAGLVSALDPTDIVIPDGAKSDKLINYEVGVKGRWLGGDLTANIAAYYIDWSDIQVQANRVSDTIQFATNIGGAESYGVEFEFMARPVQGLSLILNGSVNETNINDLTPGEAAISGAVLGGRLASPRFQGSGTIRYDFPVSATSNAYASVNVSHAGSFPNQFPNVPGRPTQVSPTYGFTDAWTNVNLYAGVNVGDLDLTAYVENVLNDSSITYIHPEAFLDSRFARLRPRTVGIRAGYRF; encoded by the coding sequence ATGAAGGCCATGCTTTTCGCATCGGTGTCGGCGGCAGCCGTCATGCTGGTTCCGGGCGCCGCCTGGGCGCAATCGGAGAATGCCGGCGAAACCGTCGAGACTGCCGAGCCGCGGTCCGCGACGATGGACAATCGCGACATCATCGTCACCGCGACGCGGCGCGAAGAGAAGCTGCAGGACGTACCGCTCAGCATCACCGCCTTCGACCAGGAAGAGCTGAACAAGCTTGGCATCGTCGGTTACGAGGGGATTGCGCAGAACACGCCCGGTATCGTGGTCAATCGGCCAACGCAGAACTTCAACAATTTCACCGCGCGCGGCATCAACACCAACGGCTACAGCGCGGGCCTGCAGAGCGCCGTCGCCATCTATATCGACGAGCTGCCGATCTCGGCAAACGGCAACTCGACCATCCTCGATCCCAACCTCTATGATGTCGAGCGCGTCGAATTCCTGCGCGGGCCGCAGGGCACCTTGTTCGGATCGAGCTCGCTGGCGGGCGCGATGCGCATCCTCAACAAGAACCCCAACCTCAACAATTTCGAAGCTTCGGCGCTGGTCGATTTCGGCCTGACCGGCTCGGATTCGCTCCGCCAGCGCTACAACGGGATGATCAACGTTCCGCTGATCGACGATCAGCTGGGTTTCCGCGCGGTGGGCTATTACCGCAACGAAGACGGCTGGGTGAACAACATCGGCACCGGCATCGAGGATTCGAACAGCCTGGAAGCTTATGGTGGCCGCGCGATCCTGCTGATGAAGCCGTCCGATCGGCTGACGATTCGGCTGCTTACCTCCTACGAAAAGAGCAATCCTGCCGATTCCGCGCTCACCAACCCGGCGCTCGGCAAATATGTGCGGCGGTCCGACCGCCCCGATCTCTTCCAGGGTGAGCTCACCAACTACAATGTCACCGTCAATTACGATTTCGATTTCGCGGAGCTGATCAGCTCGACCACGCTGTCGAACTACGACGCGTCCTTCTACGTCGATCTCGCCGGCACGTTCGGCCAGCTCATCCCGTTCGCGCTCGACGCGTTCGGCTATGACGACCTCTTCGTCCAGGAATCGCGCCTCGTCTCCAAGACCGACGGGCCGCTCGAGTGGGTCGCGGGCTTCTTCTATTATTCGAAGCGGCGGACGGTCGATTTCGATTACCGTTCGTCGGTCGAATTCCTCCAGGCGCGCGGGCTCACCGGGTTACCGGACGAATATTATCAGCGGTTCAACAGCTATGCCGACCAGAAGGAGATCGCCGGGTTCGGCGAGCTGACCTATCGCTTCAGCGACGATTTCTGGGTCACCGGCGGCATCCGCTACGGCAACACCACGGTGCAGGCCTTTACGCGCGAGGGCGGCTATAACAGCAACTATCTCGCCGCCGCGCTGGGCGGTTTCTCCAACATTCCACTGACGGTGACGCCGATCGCGGCCGAGATCGGCCGCAAGGTCGAGGATGACCGGATATCGTGGAAGGCGAGCGTGTCGTGGCGGCCGTCTCCCGACATCACCACCTATGCCACGGTCGCGACCGGCTTCCGCCCGCCGGTGGTCAACGCCCGCGCCGGCCTCGTCAGCGCGCTCGACCCCACCGACATCGTCATCCCGGACGGCGCGAAGTCGGACAAGCTCATCAACTATGAGGTGGGCGTGAAGGGCCGCTGGCTGGGAGGCGATCTCACCGCCAATATCGCGGCTTATTATATCGACTGGAGCGACATCCAGGTCCAGGCCAACCGCGTTTCGGACACCATCCAGTTCGCCACCAACATCGGCGGCGCGGAAAGCTACGGCGTGGAATTCGAGTTCATGGCGCGGCCCGTGCAGGGGCTGAGCCTGATCTTGAACGGCTCGGTCAACGAGACGAACATCAACGATCTAACCCCGGGCGAGGCCGCGATCTCGGGCGCGGTGCTCGGCGGGCGACTGGCGTCTCCGCGCTTCCAGGGATCGGGCACGATCCGCTACGATTTCCCGGTCTCGGCGACGTCCAACGCTTATGCGTCGGTCAACGTCTCCCACGCCGGCTCCTTCCCGAACCAGTTCCCGAACGTGCCCGGCCGGCCCACTCAGGTGAGCCCGACCTACGGCTTCACCGACGCTTGGACCAACGTGAACCTCTATGCGGGCGTCAACGTCGGCGATCTCGATCTCACCGCTTATGTCGAGAATGTGCTGAACGATTCCTCGATCACCTACATCCACCCCGAAGCCTTCCTCGACAGCCGGTTCGCGCGGTTGCGTCCGCGCACCGTGGGGATACGCGCCGGCTATCGGTTCTGA
- a CDS encoding carboxylesterase/lipase family protein: MQALVKWAIAAAAAALALPATAQQPVEIDAPAGAARGTQADGLKLFKGLPYAQPPVGERRWQAPADLPRWSGVRDATQFGASCIQPARRGESIYADDVGTTSEDCLTLNVWAPENARNAPVFVWIYGGALTTGGTRFPMYDGAALAKQGLVVVSINYRVGALGYLAHPELSAESADGVSGNYGLLDQVAALRWINRNIAAFGGDPKQVTIAGESAGALSVMYLMASPSARGLFHRAIAQSAYMLSTPELRAERFGAPPAEAVGAWLQGQLKAGSLADLRAMDAQALTEAAVTAGYIPWGTIDGKILPAQLVDIFDRGEQAPVPVLAGFNEGEIRSLRILLPPKPADAAAYEAAIRKGYGDLADAALRLYPSANIEESMLATTRDAMYGWTSERLAAKQSAMGQPSFLYYFDHGTPATEAANLHAFHAMELPYMFGTIRQTAPDWPAIPDTAAETALSQAMVEYWASFAKSGRPQAKGQPAWKPYGEDQAYMHFAGAPRTAADPLPGHFELHEEVVCRRRAAGIGWTWNVGVIAPDMPPQAPGCR; this comes from the coding sequence ATGCAGGCTCTGGTAAAATGGGCGATCGCCGCTGCGGCGGCGGCGCTCGCGCTTCCCGCAACGGCGCAGCAGCCGGTCGAGATCGATGCGCCGGCGGGTGCTGCACGCGGCACGCAGGCGGACGGGCTAAAGCTGTTCAAAGGCCTGCCCTATGCGCAGCCCCCCGTCGGCGAGCGCCGCTGGCAGGCGCCTGCCGATCTGCCGCGCTGGAGCGGCGTGCGTGATGCGACGCAATTCGGCGCGTCGTGCATCCAGCCCGCGCGGCGCGGCGAAAGCATCTATGCCGACGATGTCGGCACGACGAGCGAGGATTGCCTGACGCTCAACGTCTGGGCGCCGGAAAATGCCAGGAACGCGCCGGTGTTCGTCTGGATCTACGGCGGCGCGCTGACGACGGGCGGGACGCGCTTCCCGATGTACGACGGCGCCGCGCTCGCCAAGCAGGGGCTGGTCGTCGTCTCGATCAACTATCGTGTCGGCGCGCTCGGCTATCTCGCCCACCCCGAGCTCAGCGCGGAATCGGCCGATGGCGTCTCGGGCAATTACGGACTGCTCGATCAAGTCGCCGCGCTGCGCTGGATCAACCGCAACATCGCGGCGTTCGGCGGCGATCCGAAGCAGGTCACGATCGCCGGGGAGTCGGCGGGGGCGCTCAGCGTCATGTATCTGATGGCCTCGCCTTCCGCGCGCGGCCTCTTCCACCGCGCGATCGCGCAGAGCGCCTACATGCTCTCGACGCCCGAGCTTCGAGCCGAGCGCTTCGGTGCGCCGCCGGCGGAAGCGGTTGGCGCCTGGCTGCAGGGCCAACTCAAGGCCGGCAGCCTCGCCGATCTCCGCGCCATGGACGCGCAGGCGCTGACCGAGGCGGCGGTGACCGCGGGATACATCCCGTGGGGGACGATCGACGGGAAAATTCTGCCGGCCCAGCTCGTCGATATCTTCGATCGCGGCGAGCAGGCGCCGGTGCCGGTCCTCGCCGGGTTCAATGAAGGCGAAATACGCTCGCTTCGCATCCTGCTGCCGCCCAAGCCCGCCGATGCAGCGGCTTATGAGGCGGCGATCCGCAAGGGCTATGGCGATCTCGCCGATGCCGCGCTCCGCCTCTATCCGTCGGCGAACATCGAGGAGAGCATGCTCGCGACGACGCGTGACGCGATGTACGGCTGGACGTCGGAGCGGCTCGCCGCGAAGCAGTCGGCGATGGGCCAGCCCTCCTTCCTCTATTATTTCGATCACGGCACGCCGGCGACCGAGGCCGCGAACCTCCACGCCTTCCATGCGATGGAGCTGCCCTACATGTTCGGCACGATCCGCCAGACCGCGCCCGACTGGCCGGCGATCCCCGACACGGCGGCGGAGACCGCTTTGTCGCAGGCGATGGTGGAATATTGGGCTTCCTTCGCGAAGAGCGGCCGTCCGCAGGCCAAAGGTCAGCCCGCGTGGAAGCCCTATGGCGAGGATCAGGCCTACATGCATTTCGCCGGCGCGCCGCGCACCGCCGCCGATCCGCTGCCCGGCCATTTCGAGCTGCACGAGGAAGTCGTCTGCCGCCGCCGCGCCGCGGGGATCGGCTGGACGTGGAACGTCGGAGTGATCGCGCCGGACATGCCGCCGCAGGCGCCGGGGTGCCGATGA
- a CDS encoding AMP-binding protein yields the protein MTDGTTQRYALTVDKFLLHAAKWHPSGQVVTARGEGAVDRIAYPALLDRARRVSAALAARGVTQGTRVATLAWNTQAHLEAWYAIMGMGAVCHTLNPRLFAAQSAAMLAQSAARVLIASADLAPLVRDILAAAPAIAEVIVIDGPAEAMAEAAAGRPVATLDDIAAADVDPIAWGGFDESAPCGLCFTSGTTGAPKGVSYTHRGNYLHTMRQLQADVSGITARDVVLVAVPMFHANGWGLPFSVPAAGGSLILPGRHADGASLVDLIAEEGVTIGVGVPTVWLGLMDLLDETGRSLPSLERIMVGGAPMPPALMQRIEDRGIAVQTTWGMTELSPLGTAAPAASADRDAGRSGRPAVGVDLMLADSEGNPLPDQRDGEGRLHVRGPSVVERYFGHDEPATRDGWFDTGDLARIDAAGNLTITGRAKDLIKSGGEWINPSEIEAIVGALPQVALAAVIGRPDPKWGERPILLVETRDGAPLADDDLLAPLRGRVAPWWIPDAVIHLGNMPLASTGKIDKIRLRSEYGRV from the coding sequence ATGACCGACGGCACGACCCAGCGCTACGCGCTGACGGTAGACAAGTTCCTTCTCCATGCCGCCAAATGGCATCCGAGCGGCCAGGTCGTCACCGCGCGGGGCGAGGGGGCGGTGGACCGGATCGCCTACCCCGCGCTGCTCGATCGCGCGCGCCGCGTCTCAGCGGCACTGGCCGCGCGGGGCGTGACGCAGGGCACGCGCGTCGCCACGCTCGCCTGGAACACGCAGGCGCATCTTGAGGCATGGTACGCGATCATGGGGATGGGCGCGGTCTGCCACACGCTCAACCCCCGCCTGTTCGCCGCGCAGAGCGCCGCGATGCTCGCGCAATCGGCAGCCCGGGTGTTGATCGCTAGCGCCGATCTCGCGCCGCTGGTCCGCGACATCCTCGCCGCCGCGCCGGCGATCGCCGAGGTCATCGTGATCGACGGCCCGGCCGAGGCGATGGCGGAGGCCGCGGCGGGCCGCCCGGTTGCGACCCTGGACGATATCGCCGCTGCGGACGTCGATCCAATCGCTTGGGGCGGCTTCGACGAGAGTGCACCCTGCGGTCTCTGCTTCACCTCTGGCACCACCGGCGCGCCGAAGGGCGTCAGCTACACGCACCGCGGCAATTATCTCCACACAATGCGCCAGTTGCAGGCGGACGTCTCGGGCATCACCGCGCGCGATGTCGTGCTGGTCGCGGTGCCGATGTTTCACGCCAACGGCTGGGGCCTGCCCTTCTCGGTCCCCGCCGCGGGGGGATCGCTGATCCTTCCCGGCCGCCATGCCGACGGCGCCAGTCTGGTCGACCTGATCGCGGAAGAGGGCGTGACGATCGGCGTCGGCGTTCCCACCGTCTGGCTCGGGCTCATGGACCTGCTCGACGAGACCGGCCGCTCGCTGCCGTCGCTCGAGCGGATCATGGTCGGCGGCGCGCCGATGCCGCCCGCGCTCATGCAGCGGATCGAGGATCGCGGTATCGCGGTGCAGACCACCTGGGGGATGACCGAGCTTTCGCCGCTCGGCACAGCGGCGCCTGCCGCCTCGGCCGATCGCGACGCCGGCCGCTCCGGCCGCCCCGCGGTCGGGGTCGATCTCATGCTTGCCGACAGCGAGGGCAACCCGCTGCCCGATCAGCGCGACGGGGAAGGGCGCCTGCACGTCCGCGGCCCCTCGGTCGTCGAACGCTATTTCGGCCATGACGAGCCGGCGACGCGCGACGGCTGGTTCGACACCGGCGATCTCGCGCGGATCGACGCTGCCGGAAACCTCACCATCACCGGCCGCGCGAAGGATCTCATCAAGTCGGGCGGGGAATGGATCAACCCCAGCGAGATCGAGGCGATCGTCGGCGCGCTGCCCCAGGTCGCGCTGGCCGCGGTGATCGGCCGGCCCGACCCCAAATGGGGCGAGCGTCCGATCCTGCTGGTCGAGACGCGCGACGGCGCGCCGCTCGCGGACGACGATCTGCTCGCCCCCTTGCGCGGGCGAGTGGCGCCCTGGTGGATACCCGATGCGGTGATCCATCTCGGCAACATGCCGCTGGCATCCACCGGAAAGATCGACAAAATACGCCTCAGATCGGAATATGGGCGGGTATGA